One region of Palaemon carinicauda isolate YSFRI2023 chromosome 40, ASM3689809v2, whole genome shotgun sequence genomic DNA includes:
- the LOC137631921 gene encoding craniofacial development protein 2-like codes for MNQIGKLQQVENEFMKYNLDILALSEGRCKWIGKEISDQCNIHIYSGRTDEIGREGVGIIMTSRAEKALTEWRAVNNRLLLVKFKSKQCNVSIIVCYAPTNDAPEKMKDEYYEDLQSVTDKIPVRYMKIVIGDFNAKVGKINQGIEYVMGIEGLVEVANEKWGPFYKFLFRKESCYCGHSFSAQGHP; via the coding sequence atgaatcaaattgggaagttacagcaagtggagaatgaatttatgaagtataatttggatatcttggccctaagtgaaggGCGTTGTAagtggattggtaaggaaatctcaGATCAATGCAATAtacatatctattcaggaagaactgatgaaattggaagagaaggagtaggaatcaTCATGACAtcgagagcagaaaaggcattaactgagtggagagctgtaaataacagattgttacttgtaaagtttaaatcaaagcagtgcaatgttaGCATTATAGtgtgttatgcaccaacaaatgatgcccctgaaaaaatgaaagatgaatactatgaagacctgCAGAGTGTAACAGATAAGATCCCagtgagatatatgaaaattgtgattggtgacttcaatgccaaagttggaaagattaatcaaggcatagagTATGTAATGGGCATTGAGGGACTTgtagaagttgcaaatgaaaaatggggcccattttataagtttttgttcaggaAAGAATCTTGTTATTGTGGGCACTccttttcagcacaaggacatccataa